Proteins from one Heptranchias perlo isolate sHepPer1 unplaced genomic scaffold, sHepPer1.hap1 HAP1_SCAFFOLD_173, whole genome shotgun sequence genomic window:
- the LOC137309633 gene encoding probable G-protein coupled receptor 139, with translation MHTINNRPLDRNTYLFSHFLTANLVTIVILSRGNCGLSKCISVYMVAMATADLLVMIFNVIVYHIFSKLFPLSVLSYTAVCTFIVYMQCIALDISVWFTVSFTFDRFVAICCKKFKTKYCTLRTAAAVLTTVAVLLCLDNVPYWFAYEPERIINNIHWGCLPRVDFFTSPEGVAYNSFESVLVPWIPFALMLLFNCLTVRRILVASRARRGLRGHSSENQSDPEMENRKKSIILLFTVSGCFMLLWLTSAVSFLTTRLTNTEQYLIDHASPAYIATEAGYLLMYFSSCTNTCIYAATQTKFREELKKLVKSPWTFLLTLVK, from the coding sequence ATGCATACTATTAATAATCGCCCTCTCGACCGAAATACTTACCTCTTCTCCCACTTTCTTACAGCGAATctagtgacaatcgtgattctttccagaggaaattgcggcctctccaaatgtatctcagtctacatggtggccatggcaacagcagatctcctggtcatgatcttcaatgtaatagtgtaTCACATTTTCAGTAAACTCTTTCCACTTTCAGTCCTGTCCTATACTGCTGTGTGTACGTTCATTGTGTACATGCAATGTATCGCCCTGGATATAtcggtgtggtttacagtctcgttcacatttgaccgatttgtagctatttgttgtaagaaatttaaaacaaagtattgCACATTGAGAACTGCGGCGGCAGTTTTAACAACTGTCGCTGTCCTTTTGTGTTTAGATAACgtcccctattggtttgcatatGAACCTGAACGAATTATTAACAATATTCACTGGGGTTGCCTCCCCAGAGTGGACTTTTTCACATCGCCTGAAGGTGTTGCATACAACTCCTTTGAAAGTGTTTTAgttccatggattccttttgctttgatgttgctgtttaattgtttgacagtcaggcgTATTTTGGTGGCTAGtagagcccgcaggggactccggggtcacagcagtgagaaccagagtgatccagagatggagaaccgaaagaaatccatcattctaCTGTTCACTGTGTCGGGCTGTTTTATGCTGTTGTGGCTGACATCCGCCGTGAGCTTTTTAACTACCAGACTGACAAACACAGAACAATACCTAATCGATCATGCAAGCCCTGCGTATATCGCCACTGAAGCCGGCTATCTGCTCATGTATTtcagttcctgtacaaacacgtgtatttatgcagctacccaaactaaattcagggaagagctgaagaagttggtgaaatctccttggacatttcttctgacattggttaaataa